The genomic region ATCTCTGCTGCGGCACGATCCCGATGCGTTCGATACCCACACTCAGGACAATGATGCTCTCTGACTTCCAACCCTTTGCTCGCCGTAGCAAGGCAGTTGGGACAGGTTTGACTGGTGCCGTTGGGGTTGACTTTAGCAAAGTAGACCCCCCGTTTCCAGCACACCCATTCCGTCAGAGACAGGAATTGTCCGAAGGCAGCATCTACACAATCTGTTCGCAACATCCCTCGCGTCAAGCCTTTGACGTTGAGGTCTTCTGCAAAGATGGTTGGCGCCCGGTCGCAAAGCTGATGAGCCGTCTTCAGATGGAAATCTTTACGACGGTTCGCAATGCGATGGTGCATTCTAGCCACTTCGATTTGCGCCTTCTCCCAGTTTTGAGAACCCTTCTGTTTTCGAGCCGCTCTGCGTTGCAGCAATTTCAGCTTGCGTTGCATCGACTTGAAAAACTGGGGTCGCTTTTGGAAAGAGCCATCGGAAGCGGTCAAGAATCGCTGCAATCCCAGATCAATCCCGATCGCCCGACCGTGAACCGGGACATCGGGAACCGATATATCCGATTCAATCGTGACGACAACATACCATTGTGTACCCCGTACCCTGGACAGTACCCTTACCTGTTTTACCTTGAACCCGTCAGGGATGGGTCGATGCAGGTTGATGGGTACTTCCCCAATTTTTGGCAACTTGATTGTGAAGCCATTGATAGGATTGTTCTTGAACTGGGGAAATACAAAGGATTTGAATTGACCGAACTTTTTGAAACGAGGGAATCCATGTCCCCGTTTCTGAAAGGCTTCCCAGGTATCGTGCAGTCTGCGAATTGTGGTCTGCAACACCTGAGAATGTACCTTACCCAGATGCGGGAATTGCTTCTTCGCTTTGGGCAGGTTGTTCTGCTGACGATGGTAGGACGGAAATGGTTCATCGGCAGGAATGATGTATTCCTTCTCCAGCGAGCATCGGTCTACCGAACACTTACGAGAAGCAATCCAGTCTTTGAGTTCGCGCAAAGCGTAGTTATATACGCCTCGGCACGTCTCAAGCCACGACCGCAGTTCAGTCTGCTGTACGACATTTGGATAGATTCGGTAAGTGTAGTTCATGGTCAGCATGACTATAATTTACTACAGGCTATAGCTGCTGGTAAATGCTGGTCTCATCCCCTTCGTAGGGCTTGGCCCTTCCCGTAGAGTGGGGATGAGACTTTTCAAGGGGAGTCCATGGATCCCGACGCTGATGCTTCGCATACAGCGCGGGACTTATCGCTCCCCGAACCCCTTAAAAGTTAAACTGCCAGGGCTAAGGACAGCTCTATAAATTGGGAACGGCGTGCCAGCGCTCGAATAAGCGATCGAGGGAATAAGAATCATTCTGAGTTGGAATTGCAGTACCATGAGATCTGTAGCCGACCGATGGGTCAGCAACCCGCACGCTCAGTGACGGGGCTTCATGTCTCACCTTCAGTAGGGACGTTTCGCGAAACGCCCCTACCCAGCCTAAGTCTTGAGTGACTATGTTTTTAAGGTGACGCGATCGCAGATTGAGGTCTGGGTCTGCTGAATTTGAGGGCGCGGCGTCCGCGCTCGGGTAGTTGCGCTCTTGAGGTGTGGAAACAAAAGCCAACACCACTGTTTTATGCCAAGAAGAAAAAAAACCTTTCCGTGCGGCCATAAAGGATACGGTCAGAAGTGCCACCGATGCGACCAAGAGCAAAAAGCGAGGGAGCAAGAAGTCGAAGCTTGCGCTCAAAAGCGACAGCAGAAGCTCGAATGGGAGGCATCTTTCGATCGCGATCCGATCGATTTGCGTGCCTTACCCGATTATGTCGTGGTCAAGGCGCGGGCGATTATTGACGGCTTAAATAACCAGCGCAACTATCGGGAGTTTGGCGGAAAACGTTTGCGCCACGATCGCCGAATTATCAGCATTCCCGTCACGCGCAACTATCGGATGATTTGTCGGGATGCGGGCAGTATGGCCGTTCCGGAAGCGGTTTTGTCACACGAAGACTACAATGTGTGCAAACCGGGGAGTTAGACACTTGGGGTTAGGAAAGAGACTCGTTCGGCTCCAATCCCGACTCCCTCAAGCCATCTAAAAACTAAACTCTAAAATCTAAACTCTAAAATCTCACGCCCCCAGTAAAACCTACAATGGGAAAAGCCGATCGTGAGGGCGTAGCTGCGCTCGATAACGCCATGCAGATTTATTTAGATTACAGTGCGACAACACCGCCGCGTCCGGAGGCGATCGCCGCCGTCCGAGAAGCGTTCGATCTCCAGTGGGGCAACCCTTCGAGCTTGCACGAATGGGGACAACGGGCCGCCACGGCGATCGAAATGGCGAGAATTAGAGTGGCGAATTTAGTGAATGCGCCGCCGGAATCGATCGTGTTCACCTCGGGAGGAACCGAAGCGGATAATTTAGCGATCGCCGGGATTGCGCTCCAGTACGACAGACCGCAACACCTGATTATTTCGAGCGTCGAGCATTCGGCGATCGCCAAAACCGTCGAAGCGTTGGAAAAACGGGGATGGGAGGTGACCCGCTTGGGGGTAGACCGTCAGGGACGGGTCAATCCGAGCGAATTACAAAACGCCTTGCAACGCAATACAGTTTTAGTGTCGGTGATTTACGGACAAAGCGAAGTAGGAACAGTCCAACCGATTCAAGTCTTGGGAGATATCGCGCGATCGCACGGGGTTCCCTTCCACACCGACGCCGTGCAAGTCGCGGGACGGTTGCCCGTGGATTTGGAAAAACTGCCCGTAGACCTGCTGTCCCTATCCAGTCACAAGATTTACGGACCCCAGGGAGCGGGGGCGCTTTACCTGCGCGACGGGATCGAATTGGCGCCCTTATTCGGGGGAGGCGGACAAGAACGGGGGTTGCGGTCGGGGACCCAAGCGGTGGGGGCGATCGCCGGATTTGGGGTAGCGGCGCAACTGGCGAGCCGAGAGATGAGCCGGGAAGTGCCGCGCTTGTGTGCCTTGCGCGATCGCCTCTTCGACGCCCTCGCCGACGTTCCCGAACTGATTCCCACGGGCGATCGCTGGCAGCGCTTGCCTCATCACGTCAGCTTTTGTCTGGCGGCGCCCGGACGGGAAAAACCGATTTCCGGTCGAGATTTAGTGCGTCAGATGAATTTAGCGGGAATTGGCATCAGTTCCGGTTCGGCGTGCAGTAGCGGCAAACTTAACCCCAGTCCGGTGTTGCTGGCGATGGGTTACGAGCCAGAATTGGCGACGGCAGCAATTCGGATGACCTTGGGACGGGAAACCACTGCCGCCGATATCGACTGGACGGCAATGGTTCTGAAACAAACGATCCGGCGATTGTTGGCGCGTCCCCTGTGCGTGAGCGTCTGAAAGGGCGGACTACATCGGCCCGATCGCGCCGAGCCACTGAGGTAAGTTTTCGGCGATCGTGCTGGTCACGTGCTGACTTAACGGCAAACAATCGAGGGCGATCGCCACGCACAACAGCATCAAGTAAGAGATCGAATATTTGAACAGCGATCGGGCCTTTTCCCGGTCGTGGGGGTCGGCGAGCAGTTGCCACGCCTTGCGTGCGAAGATGGCGCCCAAGGCGATCGCCGTCGCCCCGTAAATTGCCCCACTGACGTGCAACGGGTAAACCAACAGCAACGTCAGGGGGAGCAGCAACAGGGTATAGAGCCAGATTTGGCGGGCCGTATCCTCATCCCCTTCAATCACGGGCAGCATCGGCACCCCGACCGCCGCGTAGTCGTCCCGGATCATCATCGCCAAAGCCCAGAAATGGGGAGGCGTCCAGAAAAAGATAATGGCGAAGACGACCCACGGCGCCCATCCGAGATCCCCAGTCACCGCCGCCCAGCCGACCAAAGGAGGAATCGCCCCGGCGGCGCCGCCGACCACGATATTTTGAGTGCTGTGGCGTTTGAGGAAGTGAGTGTAAATCAAGACGTAGAAAACGATGCCCGACATCGCCAGTAAAGCGGCGAGCAGGTTGGCGAAGGTGGCGAGCAGGGTAAACGAGGCGATCGCCAACGACGCGGCAAACAGGGCGGCATCGCGCGGTTGGACGCGACCGGAGGGAATCGGACGCGATCGCGTGCGTTCCATGATGTAATCGATATCGCAATCGTAGAGACAGTTAATCGTATTCGCCGATGCTGCGGCCATTGCCCCTCCCGCGACCGTCGCTAAGGCCAACACGGGATCGACTCGTCCGTGAGAAGCCAAGACCATGCCCGCGATCGTGGTCATCAACAGCAGCAAGATAATGCGGGGTTTGGTCAATTGATAGTAACTGCGAAAAACCTGGAGCAGATTGTCGTGGTGTCGTCGGACACCCGTCCCGATGATGTCTTGCATGAATTTTTTCCTGATAAGCTTTTAAGATGCCGAGGGTATGGAGCATCTGTCAAGAGTTCGACGGTCTTGCGAATCTGGTTAATTATGGCGTAGATGCAAGGGTTGCCGCCCGGTCTCGAAGGGCTAACACGGTAAAGACCACTAAAGTGCCGAGCAAGGTGGCCCCGGTCGCTTGGTGGGCGACGGTGAGCGGTTCGACTTGTAAGTGCAGGTAAAAGGTGGCGATTCCCAAGCCAATTTGTAGCAGCAATAAGAAGCCGGAGAACTTGGCGAGTCGGCGCAGGGTACCGTGGAGGGCTGGCGTCCGCCAAGCGAGGACGACCAAGGTAGCGGTCGTCAGGGTGGGAGGAACGACTCCGGCGAGGTGGGCGTTCATGACGCTACAGAGTTGCTGGTAGCCGAAACACTGGTGTAGTGCCCATTGGGAGCCGACGAGGCCGCCTAAAAGGCTTTGCAAATAGACGAAAATGCTGCTGGTCAAGCCGACCCAGGGGAGTTTGCCCACGGTTCCGGTGCCTTCGTAGGGAAGGAGTACGGCGCCGATAACCAGGACGATGGTGAAGAAGATTAAGGCCGTGGCGAGGTGAGCAGTTACGATGTCAAAGCGCAGGAGTTCGGTAACCGTGAGGCCGCCGAGGAGTCCTTGAAAGACGATCGCCCCTAATGCGAGGGTGGAAGCCCAGGGCAACCAACCGGGGAGCGATCGCCGATCCCACCAGGATAAAGCGGTTAAGGCGATCGCGCTCAGGCCGATGGCGGCGGCATCCAAGCGGTGGAACCATTCGAGAAAGACTTGCAGGTTCATCTGTTCGGTCGGCACCAACTGCCCGTAACATAACGGCCAATCCGGGCAAGCCAAACCTGCATTCATGACGCGAGTGGCGCTGCCTACGGCCATTAACAACAGGGTCGCGATCGCGATTTTCCACACCAACCGCCGAATTCGATCCCGAGGTCGAGTGTTGCTCCGTGCCAGAGCGGCATTTCTATCCAGGACTGAATGGGCCATAACTCCTACTTCCTTGGCATCACTGACAGGCGAAACCAGTCGCCTGGGTGAGTATTTACTCACGAAAACTTTACATCCCTTGGGGGGCTGTTAAATGTTCCAGTTACTACAATAACGACGCGATCGAGCCAGATAAAATGCTTTAGTGTTTTTTTTCGATTGTGGAAACGGAGGCGGGAACCGGGGGCGGCGCGATCGCAAAAAGTTGTGTAAGTTTACAAAACCACCCGCGAGCGCTCTGTCCCCCGCAATGTCGGCCCGTCCTACCCGAAGCGCGATCGACTCGGGCGGTTCAATCCCAAAGAAATCATAAAGATTTCGAGACATTGGCCGCCGAGGCTCAAGGAGCTGCTTTAACGTGATAGGGGAAAGCGAGCCGAAAAACTTGTTAACTTAACGGAGTAAGTCACCCCTGTGGCGATCGCGCGTCGGGTCGAGACCCCCTCGGATCGGCGTCGAGTTCGGACAGGGGTGTGGATTGCGAGGAGGTATGACGTGAATATACCCAGTTCGATCGTCACGATGCTGGCAGGCATCATTTTGACTATCGTCAGTTACTGGTTCGGACAGCATAACGGACTGATGCCCCAAGCCGCCTCTGAGGAAGCGCCTTGGGTCGATGGTTTGTTCAATACGATGATGACCATCGCCACGGGTTTATTTTTACTCGTGCAAGGAATTATCATTATTTCCGTATTCAAATACAGACGGCGACCCGGAGACGAAACCGACGGGCCGCCCATTGAAGGAAACATTCCCCTAGAAATCTTGTGGACGGCGATCCCCGCCACGATCGTCTTGGGTTTGGGAATTTACAGTTTCGAGGTCTACAACTCGATGGGCGGGTTAGATCCGATGGCCTCTCACGATCCCAAAACCATGCACGCCGAGGTCAGACATTCCGGGGCGGCGATCGCGGCGCCCCTACCGGGAGCCACCGAAACCCCCGAAGCAAGCGACGCCGAACAAGTCGCCCTCGGCGTCGGCGCGTCCCCCGGGACCCAAGGTCGGGATGCCGACGTCAGCGTTAACGTCCTCGGATTGCAATTTGCCTGGATTTTCACCTATCCCGACAGTGGGGTCACCTCCGGCGAACTGCATCTACCTGCCGGAAAAGAAGCCAAATTAACGATCGCCGCCAGCGATGTCATCCACGCCTTGTGGATTCCTCAATTCCGGCTCAAACAAGATGCCATTCCCGGACGGGACACCGAACTGCGGTTCGTCCCCAAAGACGTCGGCACCTATCCGGTCGTTTGCGCCGAACTGTGCGGCGCCTATCACGGCGGCATGAAAGCTCAGGTCGTCGTCGAAGAACCGGAAGTATTCGAGGCATGGCTGCAAAGCCAGATTGCCGCCCAACAGAGCGGCGACGATCGCGCGATCGCCCTCAACACCGACTCATTGAGCGAAGCCGAATACCTGCAACCTTACGCCGACGAAATCGGGGTCAATGCCCAAGGCTTAGGTCAACTACACCCGCCCCAAGCCGAGGGATCCCACAAAATCCACCATCATATTTAACAGCCGAACGGGTCGATCGCCCGATCCCGAGATCCGCGCGATCGAAAACCGTGCATCCGTCACAACCATTCAGTTATGACCCAAGTAGATACCCCTGAAAACGCCACCCCGGAAACCCTCGACGGGCATCACCGGACCCCCTGGCGCGAATACTTCACCTTCAGTACCGACCACAAAGTCATTGGTATTCAATACCTCGTCGTCACCTTCATCTTCTACCTCATTGGCGGCGCCCTCGCTACCGCCGTTCGCACCGAACTGGCGACCCCGGAAGTCGATTTTGTCAGCCGGGAACTCTACAACAGCCTGTTTACGATCCACGCCACGATCATGATCTTCCTGTGGATCGTCCCCGCCGGAACCGGAGCCTTTGGCAACTATCTCATCCCCCTGATGATCGGCGCCAAAGACATGGCCTTCCCCCGCTTAAACGCCCTCGCCTTCTGGATGATTATCCCCGGCGGGATCTTACTCATCCTCAGCTTCTTCGTCAGTGGGGGCGCCGCCGGAGCCGGATGGACCTCCTACCCGCCCTTGAGTACCACCGGAAGTAAAGCCGGGGAAATGCTCTGGATTCTGAGCGTCTTAATCCTCGGAACCTCATCAATTATGGGCGGCGTCAACTTCATCACCACTATCCTCAAAATGCGGATGCCGGGGATGACCCTCAACGACATGCCCTTATTCTGCTGGGCGATGGTCGCCGCCTCCATTTTGATTTTGATGTCCACCCCGGTCTTGGCAGGGGCCTTAGTCCTGCTCAGTTTCGACCTGATCGCAGGAACCGCCTTCTTCAATCCGATGGGAGGAGGAGATCCGATCGTTTACCAGCACATGTTTTGGTTTTACTCCCACCCGGCGGTGTACATCATGATCCTGCCGATTTTCGGCCTGATCTCGGAAATTCTGCCCGTTCACGCCCGCAAACCGATTTTCGGCTATCAGGCGATCGCCTATTCCAGCTTGGCCATTAGCTTCCTCGGTCTGATTGTCTGGGCTCACCACATGTTCACCAGTGGCACCCCCGGCTGGTTGCGAATGTTCTTCATGATTGCCACCATGATTATCGCCGTCCCCACCGGGATTAAAGTCTTTAGCTGGCTGGCGACGATCTGGGGCGGCAAATTGCGGCTCAACAGCGCCATGTTATTCGGACTCGGGTTTATTTCGATGTTCGTCATCGGCGGTTTGAGCGGGATCATGATTGCGTCCGTTCCCTTCGACATTCACGTTCACGATACCTATTTCATCGTCGCTCACCTTCACTACGTCCTCTTTGGCGGCAGCGTCTTCGGTCTCTACGGTGGCATCTATCATTGGTTCCCCAAAATGACCGGACGGATGATGAACGAAACCCTCGGACGATTGCACTTCGTTTTAACTTTTGTCGGCTTTAACCTCTGTTTCTTGCCGATGCATTACT from Oxynema aestuarii AP17 harbors:
- a CDS encoding COX15/CtaA family protein, encoding MAHSVLDRNAALARSNTRPRDRIRRLVWKIAIATLLLMAVGSATRVMNAGLACPDWPLCYGQLVPTEQMNLQVFLEWFHRLDAAAIGLSAIALTALSWWDRRSLPGWLPWASTLALGAIVFQGLLGGLTVTELLRFDIVTAHLATALIFFTIVLVIGAVLLPYEGTGTVGKLPWVGLTSSIFVYLQSLLGGLVGSQWALHQCFGYQQLCSVMNAHLAGVVPPTLTTATLVVLAWRTPALHGTLRRLAKFSGFLLLLQIGLGIATFYLHLQVEPLTVAHQATGATLLGTLVVFTVLALRDRAATLASTP
- the ctaD gene encoding cytochrome c oxidase subunit I, whose product is MTQVDTPENATPETLDGHHRTPWREYFTFSTDHKVIGIQYLVVTFIFYLIGGALATAVRTELATPEVDFVSRELYNSLFTIHATIMIFLWIVPAGTGAFGNYLIPLMIGAKDMAFPRLNALAFWMIIPGGILLILSFFVSGGAAGAGWTSYPPLSTTGSKAGEMLWILSVLILGTSSIMGGVNFITTILKMRMPGMTLNDMPLFCWAMVAASILILMSTPVLAGALVLLSFDLIAGTAFFNPMGGGDPIVYQHMFWFYSHPAVYIMILPIFGLISEILPVHARKPIFGYQAIAYSSLAISFLGLIVWAHHMFTSGTPGWLRMFFMIATMIIAVPTGIKVFSWLATIWGGKLRLNSAMLFGLGFISMFVIGGLSGIMIASVPFDIHVHDTYFIVAHLHYVLFGGSVFGLYGGIYHWFPKMTGRMMNETLGRLHFVLTFVGFNLCFLPMHYLGLQGMPRRVAEYDPQFATVNMVCTVGSFLLAISTFPLIINAIWSWIRGPQATGNPWKALTLEWQTSSPPPVENFLEEPVLWTGPYDYGIDSFERSDRDRTVNELLAEVKADVG
- a CDS encoding RNA-guided endonuclease InsQ/TnpB family protein; the encoded protein is MLTMNYTYRIYPNVVQQTELRSWLETCRGVYNYALRELKDWIASRKCSVDRCSLEKEYIIPADEPFPSYHRQQNNLPKAKKQFPHLGKVHSQVLQTTIRRLHDTWEAFQKRGHGFPRFKKFGQFKSFVFPQFKNNPINGFTIKLPKIGEVPINLHRPIPDGFKVKQVRVLSRVRGTQWYVVVTIESDISVPDVPVHGRAIGIDLGLQRFLTASDGSFQKRPQFFKSMQRKLKLLQRRAARKQKGSQNWEKAQIEVARMHHRIANRRKDFHLKTAHQLCDRAPTIFAEDLNVKGLTRGMLRTDCVDAAFGQFLSLTEWVCWKRGVYFAKVNPNGTSQTCPNCLATASKGLEVREHHCPECGYRTHRDRAAAEMVLHRGQENVVSQGLWGTETACQVGLSGVYDLDKWRGAGIPNRETGKPAL
- a CDS encoding DUF7682 family zinc-binding protein — its product is MPRRKKTFPCGHKGYGQKCHRCDQEQKAREQEVEACAQKRQQKLEWEASFDRDPIDLRALPDYVVVKARAIIDGLNNQRNYREFGGKRLRHDRRIISIPVTRNYRMICRDAGSMAVPEAVLSHEDYNVCKPGS
- a CDS encoding cysteine desulfurase family protein, with the translated sequence MQIYLDYSATTPPRPEAIAAVREAFDLQWGNPSSLHEWGQRAATAIEMARIRVANLVNAPPESIVFTSGGTEADNLAIAGIALQYDRPQHLIISSVEHSAIAKTVEALEKRGWEVTRLGVDRQGRVNPSELQNALQRNTVLVSVIYGQSEVGTVQPIQVLGDIARSHGVPFHTDAVQVAGRLPVDLEKLPVDLLSLSSHKIYGPQGAGALYLRDGIELAPLFGGGGQERGLRSGTQAVGAIAGFGVAAQLASREMSREVPRLCALRDRLFDALADVPELIPTGDRWQRLPHHVSFCLAAPGREKPISGRDLVRQMNLAGIGISSGSACSSGKLNPSPVLLAMGYEPELATAAIRMTLGRETTAADIDWTAMVLKQTIRRLLARPLCVSV
- a CDS encoding cytochrome c oxidase subunit II, yielding MNIPSSIVTMLAGIILTIVSYWFGQHNGLMPQAASEEAPWVDGLFNTMMTIATGLFLLVQGIIIISVFKYRRRPGDETDGPPIEGNIPLEILWTAIPATIVLGLGIYSFEVYNSMGGLDPMASHDPKTMHAEVRHSGAAIAAPLPGATETPEASDAEQVALGVGASPGTQGRDADVSVNVLGLQFAWIFTYPDSGVTSGELHLPAGKEAKLTIAASDVIHALWIPQFRLKQDAIPGRDTELRFVPKDVGTYPVVCAELCGAYHGGMKAQVVVEEPEVFEAWLQSQIAAQQSGDDRAIALNTDSLSEAEYLQPYADEIGVNAQGLGQLHPPQAEGSHKIHHHI
- a CDS encoding heme o synthase, whose translation is MQDIIGTGVRRHHDNLLQVFRSYYQLTKPRIILLLLMTTIAGMVLASHGRVDPVLALATVAGGAMAAASANTINCLYDCDIDYIMERTRSRPIPSGRVQPRDAALFAASLAIASFTLLATFANLLAALLAMSGIVFYVLIYTHFLKRHSTQNIVVGGAAGAIPPLVGWAAVTGDLGWAPWVVFAIIFFWTPPHFWALAMMIRDDYAAVGVPMLPVIEGDEDTARQIWLYTLLLLPLTLLLVYPLHVSGAIYGATAIALGAIFARKAWQLLADPHDREKARSLFKYSISYLMLLCVAIALDCLPLSQHVTSTIAENLPQWLGAIGPM